In the Arachis ipaensis cultivar K30076 chromosome B10, Araip1.1, whole genome shotgun sequence genome, one interval contains:
- the LOC107621611 gene encoding transcription factor bHLH162: MENKHHPDSTCSTRTERKFIERERRNQMKALYSNLNSLLPHFWQERISSLPDQLEEATNYIKKLQVKLEKMKEKKNTLLGTIHQIPNNRGILGNGGSGNNNNVIGIRSPQIEIQQMGFTLMVVLITALDSHYFMFIEAIRVLHEEGADVVSASYKVVQHAVFHTMHCQVGEYGNGAAARISERLKKFVNDSTYCPF; this comes from the exons ATGGAGAACAAGCACCACCCTGATTCTACTTGCTCCACCAGAACTGAGAGAAAGTTCattgagagagaaagaagaaaccaAATGAAGGCACTCTACTCCAACCTCAATTCTCTTCTCCCTC atttttggcAGGAGAGAATTTCTTCGCTGCCGGATCAGCTAGAGGAAGCCACAAACTACATAAAGAAGTTACAGGTGAAGCTGGAGAAAATGAAGGAAAAGAAGAACACATTATTAGGAACAATTCATCAAATACCAAATAATAGAGGCATATTAGGAAACGGTGGTAGtggcaataataataatgttattGGGATTAGATCTCCACAAATTGAGATCCAACAAATGGGATTCACCTTAATGGTTGTTCTCATAACTGCCTTGGATTCTCATTATTTCATGTTCATTGAGGCCATTCGTGTTCTTCATGAAGAAGGTGCAGATGTTGTTAGCGCCAGTTACAAGGTTGTTCAACATGCTGTTTTCCATACAATGCACTGTCAG GTAGGGGAGTATGGCAATGGAGCTGCTGCGAGGATATCAGAGAGACTGAAGAAGTTTGTGAATGATTCTACTTATTGTCCCTTTTAG
- the LOC107624374 gene encoding uncharacterized protein LOC107624374: MEPGRFDPTYSSELLKHMDKQNEILMEAYRSMLHESQKLQVEEEMLMHKLYEVMSAHGLTKKSDANSNAAGNIGALTETNNNEAVTHPSSIETRGQQREITPFRYTYRRR; the protein is encoded by the exons ATGGAACCTGGAAGATTTGATCCAACTTACTCCTCAGAGTTATTGAA gCATATGGATAAGCAGAATGAGATCCTTATGGAAGCCTACAGATCAATGCTCCATGAATCGCAAAAACTTCAG GTCGAAGAAGAAATGCTTATGCACAAGCTCTATGAAGTTATGTCAGCTCATGGTCTAACTAAAAAG AGTGATGCCAATTCCAATGCTGCTGGTAATATTGGAGCTTTAACAGAAACTAACAATAACGAAGCTGTTACACACCCCAGCAGTATAGAAACTCGAGGGCAACAAAGGGAAATCACTCCTTTTCGATACACTTATAGGAGGAGATAA
- the LOC107622931 gene encoding eukaryotic translation initiation factor 3 subunit D: MVGAFEVGPVPFNPDGWGPPESAAAAAATTNSNLPLNVPFAPFSRSDKLGRIADWTRNFNNPSRPKNPADSVFDFSNDDSFPASADDDSSFRLVDGKPPPRPKFGPKWRFQQQRQLPQRRDEEVEARKREAEKERARRDRLYHLNRSNANANRREAAVFKSSVDIQPEWNMHDQIPFSTFSKLSFSVPDPEDLLLCGALEYYDRTYDRITPKNERRLERFKNRNFFKVTTTDDPVIRRLANEDKATVFATDTILSTLMCAPRSVYSWDIVVQRVGNKLFFDKRDGSQLDLLSVHETSQEPLPEAKDDINSAHSLSVEAAYINQNFSQQVLVRDGNKVSFDEPNPFANEGEEVASVAYRYRRWKLDNDMYLVARCEVHSVLELNKNKSFLTLNALNEFDPKYSGVDWRQKLETQRGAVLATELKNNANKLAKWTAQALLAGADMMKLGYVSRIHPRDHFNHVILAVVGYKPRDFAAQINLNTSNMWGIVKSIVDLCMKLNEGKYVLVKDPSKPQVRIYEVPPDAFENDYVEEPLPEEEQVQPPAEGADGVDTNVTANEAEAKEIDDQA, translated from the coding sequence ATGGTTGGAGCTTTCGAAGTTGGCCCCGTTCCATTCAACCCGGACGGCTGGGGCCCTCCGGAATCCGCCGCTGCAGCCGCCGCCACTACCAACAGCAACCTGCCACTGAACGTACCATTCGCTCCCTTCTCTCGCTCTGACAAGCTTGGCCGGATTGCCGACTGGACCCGCAACTTCAACAACCCGTCCCGCCCTAAGAACCCCGCCGATTCCGTATTCGACTTCTCCAACGACGATTCCTTCCCTGCCTCCGCTGATGACGACTCCTCCTTCCGCCTCGTTGACGGTAAGCCCCCTCCAAGGCCCAAATTCGGCCCAAAGTGGCGCTTCCAGCAGCAGCGCCAGCTCCCCCAGCGCCGCGACGAGGAAGTCGAGGCCCGAAAGCGCGAGGCCGAGAAGGAACGTGCCCGCCGCGATCGCCTCTACCACCTCAACCGCTCAAACGCCAACGCCAACCGCCGCGAAGCCGCCGTGTTCAAATCGTCCGTCGATATCCAACCGGAATGGAACATGCACGACCAGATCCCCTTCTCCACCTTCTCAAAGCTCTCGTTCTCCGTCCCTGACCCCGAAGATCTCCTCCTATGCGGTGCTCTTGAGTACTACGACCGCACCTACGACCGCATCACACCGAAGAACGAGCGCCGCCTGGAGCGATTCAAGAATCGCAACTTCTTCAAAGTCACCACCACTGATGATCCCGTTATTCGCAGGCTCGCCAACGAGGACAAGGCGACTGTTTTTGCAACTGACACTATCCTCTCCACACTCATGTGCGCCCCTAGGTCGGTTTATTCATGGGACATCGTTGTGCAGCGCGTTGGGAACAAGTTGTTCTTTGATAAGCGTGATGGCTCCCAGCTTGATTTGCTCTCTGTTCATGAAACTTCCCAAGAGCCTCTTCCCGAGGCTAAGGATGATATCAACTCTGCACATTCGTTGAGTGTTGAAGCTGCTTATATTAACCAGAATTTCTCTCAACAGGTTCTTGTTAGGGACGGAAACAAGGTGAGTTTCGATGAACCTAATCCTTTTGCTAACGAGGGCGAGGAAGTTGCATCTGTGGCCTATAGGTATAGGAGGTGGAAGCTCGATAATGATATGTATCTCGTGGCGAGATGTGAGGTGCATAGTGTTCTTGAGCTGAATAAGAACAAGTCTTTCCTTACTTTGAATGCTTTGAATGAGTTTGATCCCAAGTATTCCGGTGTCGATTGGAGGCAGAAGTTGGAGACTCAAAGGGGAGCTGTGTTGGCCACTGAGCTCAAGAACAATGCTAATAAGTTGGCTAAATGGACTGCGCAGGCGCTGTTGGCCGGCGCCGATATGATGAAGCTGGGATATGTGTCTAGAATCCATCCCCGTGACCATTTCAATCATGTGATTTTGGCTGTGGTTGGGTACAAGCCTAGGGACTTTGCGGCGCAAATCAATTTGAACACGTCTAATATGTGGGGAATTGTTAAGTCTATTGTAGACTTGTGCATGAAGCTCAATGAGGGTAAGTATGTTCTTGTGAAGGACCCGTCTAAGCCGCAGGTTAGGATCTATGAGGTCCCACCCGATGCATTTGAAAACGACTATGTGGAGGAGCCACTTCCTGAGGAGGAACAAGTTCAACCTCCAGCAGAGGGTGCTGATGGTGTAGATACAAATGTTACTGCAAACGAGGCCGAGGCTAAGGAGATAGATGATCAAGCTTAG